ATAGAGGCATAAGGAAGACAAAGCAGAAGGCGGATTTCCTTCACATAGTGGACGACTAAGAAgcgtcttgcttcttcatttggagcttcatcaaaatattgttcGGATTTCATTCCACCTTGAACCCCAAAAACATCATTGACaatttcatgaactctatcatgttgaatTCTATCATGTGGAACCCTATCACGTTCAACTctaatttgaccatgtggtgcaagcatattatattTATCCACGGGCAACACATTATAAAATATACCATTCAATTCATTTGTTTCTCCATGAtcaacccatacaaaatatctaggcttaaatccattaTCATACAGATGAACCATAATCATATATGAATTATAAAATTCCAAGCACATGCATTCACGACAGGGACACTTAACTAattcatttttcttaaaaatatcaagtgttaGTGTATGATCAATAAAATTTCTTATACTGTCAATAAACTCAGatttcaaaccaccaccaatttcataatgcatgttatacatccacaaatgatgatccatctacaaaattatagatattcaagcttaattagttaataaagactacaattcatcgagaTTTCTAAAGTTCACCACCTAAGTTCATAAATTCTACTATTCAAGATCCTTCTAAAGTTCACAACCTAAAATTCACAAATCCTACAATAattcaagatttctaaagtttaaacttagttcataaagactacaattcatcaagatttctaaagtttcAAACCTaagttcataaaaaaaattcaagatttctaaagttcacaacctaagtttaaataaatactacaattcaatatttttaaactctaattatcttaattagttcataagaactacaattcaacaagatttctaaagttcacAACCTAATTAATTCAAGCTATAATTAATTTTGTAATTACAAGTTCTACTTAAGTTCTATTTCATGACATTCAAGTTGGATTTTCTAAGTTAAAGTacaaaatttcaactttcaagtaAAATTAAGGTTGAAGTATCTAAAACTCAAGTTCATGACAACATAAAGttctaaattctaattaattagttctaaagtctaaaattcaaaatttatacaaatcaaaataatttctaagttcAACgacttcaaaaatcctaaaattcaagttcataacatttaagtagaatttttctaagttctaaactcatgacattcaagttgaaattttctaagttaaagtacaaaattacaaatttcaagtataatttataaagttctaaaattctaaaatttaagtatctaaagttcaagttaatCACCACATAAAATTCTAAGttctaattagttctaaagtcgaaagttcaaaatttcttcaaacCAAAAACATTCCTAAgttcaacttcaaaaatcctaaaattcaagttcatGACATTGATATCTAATATCTAATTAGTACTAAACATAAAAAATCATAcaatccaatatttttctaagctcaactttcaaacatgctATATTCAAAAATTTCTAACTTCTAATTATTTCTTAGTTCTAACTTCTAActtcaaaaacacttcaatTCCAACTCAAAAATACCAAATTCACCATCTAATTCacaaaaattcaattcaaataaagccttaaaatcaaaattaaaacttCATTCACTAATTCGCAATCAAATATACAAACTAACTATATTAGTAACATAACTTCTACAAATTAAATAGAATAAACTAActgacaaataaaaaattaatcaagttgaagaaaaactaacaaaaattCAAAGTCCTAACCTTaacaagaagaaagagagagggGGAGATGAGGAAGCGTGGTGGGCGTGCGGAGGTGTGGTAGGCAGTGGTGGTTCCAAGGGAGGTGGTGTGGCTGGTGGAAGATGACAGAGGCGTTGGATGGCGGGGGTGGGAGTGGGGTTTAGAGAGAAggaagagagagaagagagaaagagagaatgaGGGAAAAATTCTGTCTAGCATCCcacatattttaagaaaagcGATAAATTGTGTCGctatgtccgtcgcttttttaaaaatgtttggCCAagattttgaccaaaaaagcaaCGGATAATGTGATGCTATCCATCgcttatttaaaatatttgaccaaTCATGATGGACAAGCCAGCGACGAatgcttttttattttaaaaaaaatgataaattaaaattaaatataaacgACGGACGACATcgttattaattaatatataaataattatttaaattaaaaagtgACGGACGAcgtttataattttataaaataattaattattacttatatatatttttggcacAAAAATCTGTCAAAATAAGTGACGGACTTAGCGTCGCTGTCTGTCGATtttactaaaataaaaataacaaaagcaACAGACATCGTCGCAATTTGAGTCGCATTTCTTAGACACGTTGTCCGCCGTTTTTTGATTCGtcattttttgtcatttttttaatagtatTTGAAGGagagaaattttaaaatagatGCAAGTCGTATTTTTTTAAATGCATTTCCATTAATAAATACATGATACACATATAACACGCGTTCTCTAAACTGGTAAGATAAAATATTACTACTATGTTTTGATTTGACATCGTCAAGTTGATCATGACAATGGCTACAAGGgagaagaaaataattgaaaataataaaagggaAATAAATGATGCACCAATTAGATTGAGAACTTTCTACGTATTAATTTAGTATTAGGAAAGCACATGCAGTCTAGAGGCTATTTGCCTAACTAATAAGAATTTGGACCATACTGTAGTGCGACTTTCAAGGACTATATACTTTATTATCTTCCTCGTGCATTTGTTTACTCATTCCACGTTGTGTCATAcatattcaaaaaattaaagaatctTTTCATGCTCCCTCAACTCAGTACGTACACACATAAATGataaatgctatatatataattagctAGTCTCTTCACCTAACTCAATGGCATCAAGACATGAATCAcaactctcttcttcatctttctcCCTCCCCAAAACCAGGTAATTACTTATAACAATATTGTTTCACtacatcaaaaataattttttattagcggtaattaacatatatatatatatatatatatatatatatatatattagaggCTATTACTAGTGACGATTACATTTTAACACTCTCCGCTAAAGCCTATAGCGGTATTGAATCTAATGACAATTTAGTAATATTGGTGAAGGCTTTAGCATCTTTTGTTAATTGttaatgtgcatatttattgCTGCTAAAAACTGTTTTTGTTGTAGTATTGTTTGTTGTCCAATTAATTTAGATCTGCTTTTGGCaaatgtatgtatgtatgattttaattaattaatgtagaTGGTGGTCGAAAGAGACAGTGGCAATAGTGACAGGTGCAAACAAGGGCATAGGTTTTGCCTTTGTAAAAAGAATGGCAGAGTTGGGATTGACAGTCATATTAACTGCTAGAGATAATGCAAGAGGAATGGAGGCAGCTGAGTCTCTAAAGAAATTAGGGCTGCATCTCTATTATCACCAGCTTGATGTTTCAGATATTTCATCCATTAAAGAATTTACTTCATGGTTCACCAACAATTTCACTGCCTTAGATATATTGGTAAGCTTCCTCcattatctttaattttttggttTTATAGATCTTCCTGTGgcaatatatcttttttttttgggtttccaCCTGGTTAGTGGTAACCGTATTGGAGCCgaattaattttgaatttgcATTGGAAAAATCCCACGTGAAAGGTAAATCGCTTTCTAACAAAGGCGACTCTATATTCGtatcaatatataattaattaagttaCCATATGAATTTTAAGTAAGTACTAAGTAGTTTAAAATATGGTATACCATTGCTCTCATTTTGTCCTTTTCTTTGTCATTCAACAATGGAGTactctatatatatgtattgtagaAAAATTGAATGTTGAGCTCAGGGTTAGTCATAGATTATGAAgtagaaatttgaaatttgaaatcttaaaaaattgtatttgtacttgcattttattttgatttttttttattttttgttaatgaAAATCTAAAAAACTAGTTTGAACCAATTTTTGggaatttgaaaatatttaaaaatcaaattttgtGTAGCTAGTAGAATAATGTCAAAAGAGAAAGCAGTTGAACCATATATTAACACCTGTTCTAAGGTTTCGTGAGGTCAcaacattcttctttccttttatcATTTCCAGTTAGGTTTAATGTTGATTTTATCTTCTTATTTTCATTCTCATTTACTATTTTACGTATTTTGgtaaattttaaaacatattatcTTTCatagatatatatttttatattatttatgatgtttATTTATCTTTAGCTCCTTTCCATATAACTAAGGTTACGCTATATGTTATTATAAATTACTCCCTCTGTTGACATTCACTTGTTATATTTGTACTTGACATACCCACTAAGAAAACAATGAGtgacattaattattttactacATTATTTCTATTAATTAATATCTAATAGAGTATTATATTCTAAAAATGATTTGGGAACAAGTAATTAATGTTAGTGTTAAACATGAGAAAAAATAATTGTCTTTTCTTAATATATTTAAAGtgacaagtaaaaaataaaaatctatttttgaaatagtGAACAAATAAAAGCAAATGAGTAAGTAAAGAACAAGCTGaatattccttttttttaattaaagactGGGCCATCAAcccattttattaaaataaaagaagaaaaaattacttaactACACATTCCtttttaccatatttttttattttctctaccgttttaaaaaatatttaaaatctcTCTTTTGCTCCCATCATCCCCTTTTCTGGATACATCAATTCAAACTATCATAcccatgattttcttttttttttttcactcCACAAATCTCTCACAGTTACATCCATTAAtctatttttcaatttcaaatattttttttccaattaacGATTTCAAGTTAATCAAGAGGTAGATTTCTTTTCATTACTTcagtttttctttttagttttttcatcTTAAAAAAATCCTGATACATATGGATGAAGGTCGAtttttgttgttcatctttttgTGATTCATATAGGTTCacatttttaatgtatctaattatttttgtttcttaaattaatgtataatgtCTTCGTTTCAACATTATAATACATTACATTTGAATTGTATTTTCGCGATGGATAGATTTATCATGTTACATCACTATTTACGTATCTTGTTTGAATTGTTAAGTACAATATTTCTACTAGATACATTAAATAGGTAATTGTTGCCCATGAGATGTTATATTTGAGATAGATACATTACTAGTAATCGTTATGCATcagataaatttattataaattcaaatttatgtatcatgCCCAGAACTCATATGTATCAAAAAATgattaacaacaaaaaataaaaaaaatcaaacagtTGTTCTATTAATGTTGTGTCATATACATAATTGTGAATATGATACAAACTGATATTGTTATAAAAACACTAATGTTTATATATCAACAATTTTGTTTGATAATGTCTACAGATACATAACCTTCTAGTTGAATAAGTTAAGGTGTATGTATCTAGtagtaaaaaataacaaaatttataataattatgtatcaaataaataaccatgaacatgatacatactaatttgtgttttaataaatttaaggTTATATATCAAAACTAATATTTGAACACAGTAtattatacatgataaaaatataatgtatcataatattgaaACGAAGACatgatacattaatttaagaaagaaaaataactaagtacatttaaaatatgaacctatatgtatcacaaaaagatgaacaacaaaaaATCGAAAACAAAAAATCAACAATCTGATTTGTTGAAAGCAAAAAAATGTGATGACGAAATCCTTCTACTCATTCTTTTTTGCTCTATACCAACTCCCGTAACTTTTTTCACTTTCAACAATGGCCCCATCCATGGATCTTGACTCCAAGCCCTTACCGGAGCCGCCACCAACTCCTGTATTTTGACCAACAACaattccatcacttttgtatcattcataCCTCAATTCACTTTTTCAGATTTCGAAATTTCTCAACAAGATCGACAGATTCATGTTGTATCAGTACAATTTATTGACAATTTAGAGACAAAAATTAAGAGTTTTTTTGGAAGAATGGGAAGaagaattttgaattatactagtATGTTTCAATTTGCCAGGAAATGAATTTCATTGTCAATAAAGTTTTCCATaatttatactttttttatttacttttttcctttttaaaagtaacaaaatattcaattaaCAGATGTTCcgttaattttcttttttaccgCAACAACATTAAATGCATCACTATGTATCAGGAAAGATGACTTATGTATCCGAGTTTCTCAAAATAcaaggaatttttgtaatttaaaaaataatagggATGGAATGTAATTGactcttaacactatgagatttatgtaagttatacatcaaaaaagggaaacttacataaatcacaTAGTGTAAAAGACAAATTATCATTTTTCCCTACcctttttttcaatttacaaaaattCTTTAAGAACATAGTAATTtgaatacattaattcagtaattcaAATACATTAATTAGAGTTTTATATATCAGCAGATAACATTTAAAGCATGTACATTGAACatagagataatttatgaatcagaattaatgtatctatattattgaattaatgtatcctaatagaaagaaggaatttttgaaattttttgaaatgaatgaaagtaatgaaaaatatgataaataaaagagtgtatttaggtaattttcaTAAAACAAACTCCACACTTTGAGCCCAACACTCAAGCCGAATATTCCTTTCATTTTatcgattttaaaaaaaagatctAGCACTATCTTTTTCGCTTTTTATTTCCAAATGTGTATATAGCTTTTAGAGTTTTGATTgtcattataaataataatctaAAATTCATATAAAGTATAACAAAGAATCATTAAGGAATTTGTTATAAAAATACCTctatttgtaatttttttaaaaatctatattacatgcattaaatatatatttaaaaggttgcattctctttctttctcaattGTATAAATACGTTTTTGAGTTTCGATTGTTAATATCGGAATACTGATATGAACAAATTattctaattaaattttttattgtacttaatttttttactatttcGCTATTATATATGCTCGTAATTCATAAactattttaacttttttacttcataattagatttaatttattttataggtAAGTccataatataaattaaaaagtagTAGAATATCATATGATATAAGAATAAAAGGAGATAAAGGTTGATAATTTGAAGGTTTAATAGGTATTTAAAATGTTTAATTGAGATAAAAGGAGAAGAATGTTTATAATTAGGGAGATTTTAAAAGCAAagttggaggagaaaaataaatttcacccatctgttaatttttattttgatattctgttagtaatttaaaatatcatatatctCCAAGTAATGTCAAATCTCATCTCCTGGTTGATTTGTGGATAGTTTTAACATTATCTTGATACAATGAAAAATCTTTGACCATTATGATTGTTGGTATAGGCTAATTGAACAGTCCATGCACCCGATAACCTAGGGAATAAACAAATGCCAAATATTACTGAAATAACTAAACTAAAATGTACCCATGTTTAAGAAAAATCAGTTATAATTTTCTGAAAACAATGAATGTGAAACCTAAATCTCATTGAGGACTTTGCCTTGCAACTTCTGCTAGTGCTCTCATCCATCCCTCTTTTTGGTGAGGAAGATATATAGGAAGTGAATGTTCAATGTGCAATGTCTCAATAATTCAAGATAAAagcatattataataaataatctCACTTAGATATATAGTGTGAAATTTCTTGATGTTATATGGACTTTTGACGTATTAAATATTTTAGGTAAATAATGCAGCTGTATCATTCAACGATATCCACGAGAACTCGGTGGAGCATGCTGAGGCAGTAATATGCACAAATTTTTATGGTCCCAAACGACTCATAGAGGAACTCTGGCCCACGTTTCGTTGCTCTTCCACGGTCACTCGAATTCTTAATATTAGCTCCAGACTTGGCCTTCT
This sequence is a window from Solanum dulcamara chromosome 10, daSolDulc1.2, whole genome shotgun sequence. Protein-coding genes within it:
- the LOC129870972 gene encoding (+)-neomenthol dehydrogenase, with the translated sequence MASRHESQLSSSSFSLPKTRWWSKETVAIVTGANKGIGFAFVKRMAELGLTVILTARDNARGMEAAESLKKLGLHLYYHQLDVSDISSIKEFTSWFTNNFTALDILVNNAAVSFNDIHENSVEHAEAVICTNFYGPKRLIEELWPTFRCSSTVTRILNISSRLGLLSKLRNEELKNMLLDDENLSEKQIEGLVKLFVENVKNGTWKSKGWPKLWTDYAVSKLALNAYSKVLARNYNGKGISVNCYCPGFTQTSMTGGKGKYTAQDAAEIGVRLALLPPQHLPTGKFYLGSNPPNIYSKI